Proteins encoded by one window of Erysipelothrix rhusiopathiae:
- a CDS encoding ABC transporter ATP-binding protein yields MKLLETKNINYFYQDGDQRRFILRDVNTSFEAGTFYAILGQSGSGKTTFLSLLSALDTPREGAVYYKDKNISEIGLAEYRRNQIGIIFQSYNLIPHLTAVENVLVAMNITTNQIPEETKEVAYNLLDFIGITRSKADRLVTMLSGGEQQRVAIARALSTNVDVILADEPTGNLDEEMEAEIINIFQHLAHDHQKCVIVVTHSQEIAKQADKILYLKKGSLEEISRGDLNE; encoded by the coding sequence ATGAAACTATTAGAAACGAAGAACATCAACTATTTTTATCAAGATGGAGATCAACGTCGCTTTATTCTACGTGATGTGAATACCAGTTTTGAAGCCGGGACCTTTTATGCTATTTTAGGCCAATCCGGATCTGGAAAAACTACATTTTTATCCCTTCTTAGTGCACTTGATACACCGCGTGAAGGCGCTGTTTACTATAAAGATAAAAACATATCCGAAATTGGGCTTGCGGAATATCGACGTAACCAAATTGGGATTATCTTTCAAAGTTATAATCTGATTCCTCATTTAACGGCTGTCGAAAATGTTCTTGTAGCGATGAACATCACCACCAACCAAATTCCCGAAGAAACAAAAGAAGTTGCATACAACCTTCTTGATTTTATTGGGATTACCCGAAGTAAGGCTGATCGTCTTGTGACCATGCTTTCTGGAGGAGAACAACAACGGGTTGCGATCGCGCGCGCCTTATCAACCAATGTGGACGTAATTCTAGCGGATGAACCTACTGGAAACTTGGACGAAGAAATGGAAGCTGAAATTATTAATATCTTCCAACATCTTGCCCATGACCACCAGAAATGCGTTATTGTTGTGACGCACTCCCAAGAAATCGCAAAACAAGCAGACAAAATTTTATATCTAAAAAAAGGATCACTGGAAGAAATTAGTAGAGGTGACTTGAATGAGTAA